One genomic segment of Gossypium arboreum isolate Shixiya-1 chromosome 3, ASM2569848v2, whole genome shotgun sequence includes these proteins:
- the LOC108476080 gene encoding ATP-dependent (S)-NAD(P)H-hydrate dehydratase isoform X1, which produces MFVKHGMNSGFSSLASSAVLRRQQFLIRSLNGYSVSDKIRMEAVKCLSGGASLEANAESVLRAIAPSLDPTRHKGQAGKIAVVGGCREYTGAPYFAAISALKIGADLSHVFCTEGAATVIKSYSPELIVHPILEESYNISGVNDEGKRDISKKILSEFDKWMERFDCLVVGPGLGRDPFLLECVSKIMTRARQSNVPIVVDGDGLFLVTNSIELVSGYRLAVLTPNVNEYKRLVQKVLGCDVNDQNTHGELLSLSKQIGGVTILRKGKSDLISDGEKVQSVSIYGSPRRCGGQGDILSGSVAVFLSWARQCNSAAERESTISRTNPTVLGCIAGSALLRKAAALAFEHKKRSTLTTDIIEHLGQSLEAISPVS; this is translated from the exons ATGTTTGTTAAGCATGGAATGAATTCTGGGTTTTCATCTTTAGCTTCATCAGCGGTTTTAAGGAGGCAACAGTTTCTTATAAGATCTCTAAATGGGTACAGTGTCAGTGACAAAATAAGAATGGAAGCTGTGAAATGCTTGAGTGGAGGAGCCTCTTTAGAGGCTAATGCTGAGTCTGTTTTGAGAGCAATTGCCCCATCACTTGACCCTACTAGACATAAAGGCCAAGCTG GGAAGATAGCTGTTGTCGGAGGGTGTCGTGAATATACCGGTGCACCTTACTTTGCTGCTATTTCAGCTTTGAAGATT GGCGCAGATTTGTCGCATGTTTTCTGTACAGAAGGGGCTGCCACAGTTATAAAAAGTTACAGTCCTGAGTTGATAGTGCACCCTATTTTAGAAGAGTCATATAATATTAG TGGTGTTAATGATGAGGGCAAAAGAGATATCTCAAAGAAGATTCTTTCCGAGTTTGATAAATGGATGGAAAGATTTGATTGTCTGGTTGTTGGTCCGGGACTTGGAAGGGACCCATTTCTTCTG GAATGTGTGAGCAAAATCATGACACGTGCAAGGCAATCAAATGTTCCAATAGTTGTAGATGGG GACGGACTCTTCCTTGTGACAAACAGTATCGAGCTTGTTAGTGGCTATCGCTTAGCTGTCTTGACTCCGAATGTGAATGAATATAAGCGCCTGGTTCAGAAAGTTCTAGGTTGTGATGTAAACGATCAAAACACTCATGGGGAACTGCTCTCTCTTTCGAAACA GATCGGTGGTGTAACGATCTTAAGGAAAGGAAAGTCTGACCTCATTAGTGATGGTGAAAAAG TCCAATCGGTAAGCATTTATGGATCTCCACGGCGCTGTGGTGGCCAAGGTGATATTCTTTCTGGAAG TGTTGCGGTATTTTTATCTTGGGCTCGTCAATGCAATTCGGCCGCCGAAAGGGAATCAACTATCAG TCGAACAAATCCAACCGTGTTGGGTTGCATTGCTGGCTCAGCTTTATTGAGGAAGGCTGCAGCTCTTGCTTTTGAGCATAAAAAAAGGTCAACTCTTACTACCGATATCATCGAACACTTGGGGCAAAG TTTGGAAGCGATTTCTCCTGTATCTTGA
- the LOC108476080 gene encoding ATP-dependent (S)-NAD(P)H-hydrate dehydratase isoform X2, translated as MEAVKCLSGGASLEANAESVLRAIAPSLDPTRHKGQAGKIAVVGGCREYTGAPYFAAISALKIGADLSHVFCTEGAATVIKSYSPELIVHPILEESYNISGVNDEGKRDISKKILSEFDKWMERFDCLVVGPGLGRDPFLLECVSKIMTRARQSNVPIVVDGDGLFLVTNSIELVSGYRLAVLTPNVNEYKRLVQKVLGCDVNDQNTHGELLSLSKQIGGVTILRKGKSDLISDGEKVQSVSIYGSPRRCGGQGDILSGSVAVFLSWARQCNSAAERESTISRTNPTVLGCIAGSALLRKAAALAFEHKKRSTLTTDIIEHLGQSLEAISPVS; from the exons ATGGAAGCTGTGAAATGCTTGAGTGGAGGAGCCTCTTTAGAGGCTAATGCTGAGTCTGTTTTGAGAGCAATTGCCCCATCACTTGACCCTACTAGACATAAAGGCCAAGCTG GGAAGATAGCTGTTGTCGGAGGGTGTCGTGAATATACCGGTGCACCTTACTTTGCTGCTATTTCAGCTTTGAAGATT GGCGCAGATTTGTCGCATGTTTTCTGTACAGAAGGGGCTGCCACAGTTATAAAAAGTTACAGTCCTGAGTTGATAGTGCACCCTATTTTAGAAGAGTCATATAATATTAG TGGTGTTAATGATGAGGGCAAAAGAGATATCTCAAAGAAGATTCTTTCCGAGTTTGATAAATGGATGGAAAGATTTGATTGTCTGGTTGTTGGTCCGGGACTTGGAAGGGACCCATTTCTTCTG GAATGTGTGAGCAAAATCATGACACGTGCAAGGCAATCAAATGTTCCAATAGTTGTAGATGGG GACGGACTCTTCCTTGTGACAAACAGTATCGAGCTTGTTAGTGGCTATCGCTTAGCTGTCTTGACTCCGAATGTGAATGAATATAAGCGCCTGGTTCAGAAAGTTCTAGGTTGTGATGTAAACGATCAAAACACTCATGGGGAACTGCTCTCTCTTTCGAAACA GATCGGTGGTGTAACGATCTTAAGGAAAGGAAAGTCTGACCTCATTAGTGATGGTGAAAAAG TCCAATCGGTAAGCATTTATGGATCTCCACGGCGCTGTGGTGGCCAAGGTGATATTCTTTCTGGAAG TGTTGCGGTATTTTTATCTTGGGCTCGTCAATGCAATTCGGCCGCCGAAAGGGAATCAACTATCAG TCGAACAAATCCAACCGTGTTGGGTTGCATTGCTGGCTCAGCTTTATTGAGGAAGGCTGCAGCTCTTGCTTTTGAGCATAAAAAAAGGTCAACTCTTACTACCGATATCATCGAACACTTGGGGCAAAG TTTGGAAGCGATTTCTCCTGTATCTTGA
- the LOC108476081 gene encoding nuclear transcription factor Y subunit C-3-like, with product MDQQGHGQTSAMGIVGSAAAVPYGITGYQPNQMMGTSTPGSVGSVRPPTQPAGPSASSAQLAQQQLAYQHIHQQQQQQLQQQLQRFWANQYQEIEQATDFKNHSLPLARIKKIMKADEDVRMISAEALVVFARACEMFILELTLRSWNHTEENKRRTLQKNDIGAAITRTDIFDFLVDIVPREDIKDEVLASVPRVEGPADGLPYYYMPPQLAPQAGAPGMTVGKPVMDPNFYGQKSGPYAGQPVWPPQQQQQPPPDS from the coding sequence ATGGATCAGCAAGGCCATGGGCAGACTTCTGCAATGGGCATAGTTGGTAGTGCAGCGGCAGTTCCTTATGGAATAACCGGTTATCAACCGAATCAAATGATGGGAACCTCGACTCCTGGATCAGTCGGTTCAGTCCGTCCTCCTACTCAGCCTGCTGGCCCCTCTGCTTCATCAGCCCAGCTGGCACAACAGCAACTTGCTTATCAGCATATCCACCAACAACAACAGCAGCAATTGCAACAACAACTCCAGCGCTTTTGGGCGAATCAGTATCAAGAAATTGAGCAGGCTACGGATTTTAAAAACCATAGCTTACCGTTGGCCAGGATTAAGAAGATCATGAAGGCAGATGAGGATGTTAGGATGATATCAGCCGAAGCTCTGGTCGTGTTTGCCAGGGCATGTGAAATGTTCATTCTCGAGTTGACACTGAGGTCATGGAATCACACCGAGGAAAACAAGAGGAGGACCCTTCAGAAGAATGACATCGGAGCAGCAATTACGAGGACCGATATATTCGATTTTCTGGTTGATATCGTCCCGAGAGAGGATATAAAAGATGAGGTTCTCGCATCTGTTCCGAGAGTTGAAGGACCGGCTGATGGTCTTCCTTACTACTACATGCCGCCTCAACTCGCTCCCCAGGCTGGTGCTCCGGGTATGACTGTAGGTAAGCCGGTGATGGATCCCAACTTTTATGGCCAAAAGTCTGGCCCTTATGCCGGTCAGCCAGTATGGCCGCCACAGCAGCAGCAGCAACCGCCTCCGGATTCATAA